TCGTCCGGCGCGCTGCAGCACGACTTCGCCGCGGCTGCCGCCCAGTACCGTGTGCCGCAGAGCGTGCTGCTCGGCGTGTCCTATCTGCAGTCCCGCTGGGATGCGCACGGCGGTGCGGCAAGCGTCACCGGCGGCTACGGGCCGATGCATCTGACCGATGCCAGGACGGCGCTCGCCGAGGCGCCGCATCATTCGCACGGCACCGAGGACGCGCGCGGCGACGATGCGCGTCCGGCCCGGACCGTCACCGATACCGCCCTGCCCGAGACGTCCGAACTCCCCGCCCGGCTGAGGACCTTGGACCGTGCGGTCGAGCTCTCCGGGATCTCCGCCGAGGAGCTGCGGGACAGTCCGGCCGCCAATGTGCGCGGCGGTGCGGCCCTGCTCGCGGACGCGCAGAAGAAGCTGGGCCGACCGCTGAGCGAGAACCCCGCCGACTGGTACGGCGCGGTGGCGCGGTTCTCCGGCGCGGACGACACGGCGACCGCCACGACGTACGCCAACGATGTCTTCGACGTGATCCGCACGGGCCAGACCCGCATCACCGACAGCGGGCAGCGGGTTGCTCTCGCGGCCGACCCTGGCGCCGCCCCCGACGCCGCGCAGGCGGCGCGGCTCGGGCTGCGTACGGCCGACACGAGGAACACCGAGTGCCCCCGGACGGTGGCCTGCGAGTGGATCCCGGCGCCGTACGAGGAGTTCGGCGACGGCGACTACGGCAACCACGACCTGGCGGACCGGCCCGCGTCCCAGTCGGTGAAGTACATCGTCATCCATGACACCGAGGGCTCCTGGGACACCACTCTGAAGCTGGTGCAGGACCCGACGTATGTCTCCTGGCAGTACACCCTGCGCTCCTCGGACGGGCACGTCGCCCAGCACGTGCCGCTCAAGGACGTGGCCTGGCACGCCGGCAACTGGTATGTGAACGCCAAGTCGGTGGGCCTGGAGCACGAGGGCTTCCTTGTTTCGCCGGACGCCTGGTACACGGAGGCGATGTACCGCTCTTCCGCCCGCCTGGTGAGGTACCTGTCGCAGCGGTACGACATCCCGCTGGACCGCCAGCACATCCTCGGCCACGACAATGTGCCGGGCACGACCGCCGCGACCATCCGCGGCATGCACACCGATCCGGGCCCGTACTGGGACTGGTCCCACTACTTCCAGCTGCTCGGCAAGCCGTTCACGCCGACCGCCGGACCGGCGAGTGGTGTGGTGACGATCCGTCCCGGCTACCTGAGAAACCAGCCGGTGTACACGGGCTGTGTGCAGGCCGGGCAGGCGTGTGTGCCGCACGGTTCGGGGGCGGTCCGGCTGCACACCGCGCCCGCCGAGGACGCACCGCTCGTCAAGGACATCGGTCTGCGTCCGGGCGGCCAGGACTCCACGATCGACGTCAACGACACCGGCGCCCGTGCCTCGACCGGCCAGCGGTACGCGGTCGCCGGGCGTCAGGGAGACTGGACGGCGATCTGGTACCTGGGCCAGCAGGCCTGGTTCCACAACCCGCGCAAGCAGCCGACGGCGGTCGGCGCCCGGGGCCCGGTGCTCACGCCGAAGGAGGGTGTGGCGGAGGTTCCGGTGTACGGGCGGGCCTATCCGGAGCCGGCGGCGTACCCCGCAGATGTGCCGGTGCAGGCGATCTCGCCGCTGCCGTACAAGCTTCTCGCCGGCCAGCGGTACGTGGTCGGCGACCTGACTGCCGGCGAGTACCTGTACGCGACGACGTTCGACACCGCCGGGCACCGGGTGGTACGCGGCGAGGAGGCGTACTACGAGATCCAATTCGGGCACCGGGTCGCCTTTGTGAAGGCGTCCGACGTGCGCCTGCTGAAGTAGCCGCGGTGTGCCACCGTCCGCGGGGTGCGGTGGCGCACCGTCCGCATTTCCCTGCGCTTGTGTGACTACTGACCTCTTCGAGGTGTTGTCGGAGGGGGTGACGGGTGGTGATCCCTGCGGTAGGCCGGTGATATGCGGTATGCGCAGGGTGGCGGGTTGACCGCCGAGGGGCAGCAGGCTCGGGAGCGGGTCCGTTTCGAGGCTGGTGAGCGGTTCGTGCGGGGCGAGAAGAACGCGGTGATCGCGAAGGATCTGCGGGTCAGTGCGCGGTCGGTGGAGCGGTGGCGGCGCGTCTGGCGGGCGGGCGGTATGGAGGCTCTGGCGACGTCGGGGCCTGCGAAGGTGCCGAAGGTATCTGATGAGCGGTTCGCCGAACTGGAGCGGGAGTTGGCGCGGGGGCCGGCCGTGCATGGCTGGGAGGACCAGCATTGGACGCTGGGACGGATCCGGGCCTTGATCTGGTGGAAGTTCGGGGTGGACTGCTCGTCAGCGGCGGTGTGGCGGCTGCTGCACCGTCACGGCTGGTCCTGGCAGTCGCCTGCCCGGCGGGCTGTGGAACGGGACGACGACGCGGTGGGGTTGTGGAAGAAGGACGTGTGGCCGCACGTGGAATGACTGCGGCGGCGCTCGGGGCGTACGTGGTGTTCGAGGACGAGGCAGGGTTCTCGATGACACCGTCCCTCGCCCGCACCTGGAGCCGGCGGGGGCACACGCCGGTGGTGCGGGTGCGAGGACGCTCTTGGCGCCGCTTCTCGATCGCGGCCCTGTGCTGCTATAAGCCCGGCGAGACATCGCGGCTGATCTTCCGGCCCTATCGTCACCGCAAGCATCCCGGTTCAGGGCGCAAGAGCTTCGCCTGGAGCGATTACCGCGACCTGGTCGTGCGTGCTCACCTGCAACTCGGCGCCCCGATCGTCTTGATCTGGGACAATCTCAACACCCACCGGGCCGCCGGAATGCGGCAGTACGCTGCCGAACACGACTGGCTCACCATCGTGCAACTTCCCTCCTATGCACCGGATCTGAACCCGGTGGAAGGCGTGTGGTCACTGCTGCGACGCGGTCCGTTGGCCAACGTCGCCTTCACGGACGACGCGCATCTCGAACGCGTCTTACGCCGCGGACTGCGTCGCATCCAGCGTCATCCCGAACTCATCGACGGGTGTCTCGCCGGCACCGGCTTCAGCCTCACCCGCCACCCGACAACACCCCGAAGAGGTCAGTAATTGCCGTGGAGCGTGGGCCGTACGGGCGACGGGTAGGGCTGGCCCGTCCACTCCGGTCCGCGCTCTCGCGCGTGGATGCTCACCGAAAGGCCCTGGCGCACATGGCACAGCCCTTCGTACTGCCGGACTTCTACGTTCCGTATCCGGCGCGGCTCAATCCGTACGTCGAGGAGGCACGACGGCACACCAAGGAGTGGGCGCGTCGGATGGCGATGCTGGAGGGCTCCGGCATCTGGGAGGAGAGCGACCTCGACGCGCACGACTACGCCCTGCTGTGCTCTTACACCCATCCCGACTGCGACGCCGACGCACTCTCCCTGGTGACCGACTGGTATGTGTGGGTCTTCTTCTTCGACGACCACTTTCTGGAGATCTTCAAGCGCAGCCAGGACCGCGACGGCGGCAAGGCCTATCTGGACCGGCTGTCGGCCTTCATGCCGATGGATCTTTCGGCGGGCACACCCGAACCCACCAACCCGGTCGAGTCGGGTCTCGCCGATCTGTGGGCGCGGACCGTGCCCGGCATGTCCGGCGGCTGGCGGGGCCGGTTCGCCGAGGCCACCGAGAATCTGCTGAACGAGTCCCTCTGGGAACTGTCCAACATCAACGAGGGGCGCATCGCCAACCCCGTCGAGTACATCGAGATGCGCCGCAAGGTGGGTGGCGCGCCCTGGTCGGCGTGTCTTGTGGAGTACGCGGCGCGAGCCGAGGTCCCGGCGTCCGTCGCCGGCTCCCGGCCGCTGCGGGTCCTGCGGGACGCCTTCTCCGACGGTGTGCATCTGCGCAACGACCTCTTCTCGTACCAGCGCGAGGTCGAGGCCGAGGGCGAGAACAGCAATGGCGTACTGGTACTGGAGACCTTTCTGGGCTGTACGACCCAGGAGGCGGCCGAGGCGGTCAATGATCTGCTGACCTCCCGGCTGCAGCAGTTCGAGAACACCTTCTTCACCGAACTGGGGCCGCTCTGCGCCGAGAAGGGCCTCGAGCCGGCGCAGACCGCCGCTGTCCTCGCCTATGTGAAGGGTCTGCAGGACTGGCAGTCCGGCGGCCATGAGTGGCACCTGCGCTCCAGCCGCTACATGAACGAGGAGGCACGCGTCGGCCCCGGCCTCACCGGGGACGCCTTCGGGATGGCAGCGGCCTCCATCCGGCTCACGCCGCGCGCGGAGGCCGCCCGGTGGCGAAGTCTCACCCATCTGCCGCACCAGCGGGTGGGGCCGTCCCAACTGCCCGAATTCTTCATGCCGTTCAAGACGACGCTCAGTCCGCATCTGGAAGGATCGCGGGGCCGGACGGTCGAGTGGGCCCGCCGGACAGGCATGCTGGAGGCTCAGCCGGGGCTGCCCGGTTCGCACGTCTGGGACGAGCGGAAGCTGGCGGGCTTCGACTTCCCGCTCTGCGCGGCGGGGCTCCACCCGGAAGCGACGCCCGAGGAGCTCGATCTGTCGTCGGCGTGGCTGACCTGGGGCACGTACGGGGACGATCTCTTCCCCGCGGCGTACGGGCGCACCCGCGATCTGGCCGGGGCGCGGGCCGCCAACGAGCGTCTCTCGCTGTTCATGCCGGTGGACGGCTCACCGGCACCGGAGCCCTCCGGCGCGATGGAACGCGGTCTGGACGACCTGTGGCAGCGCACGGCGGGCCCGATGTCCCCGAAGGACCGCCGCGCCTTCCGTGAGTCCGTGGAGATCATGACGGCAGCCTGGTTGTGGGAGCTGGCCAACCAGGCTCAGCACCGCATCCCTGACCCGGTGGACTACATCGAGATGCGACGCCACACCTTCGGCGCCGAGATGACGACGAGGCTGTGCCGGATCCGGCACGGCGACCGGGTGCCCGAGGAGATCTATCTCAGCGGTCCCGTCCGCTCGCTGGAGA
This portion of the Streptomyces sp. NBC_01750 genome encodes:
- a CDS encoding N-acetylmuramoyl-L-alanine amidase, which codes for MLRAAGAVASAALLLPLVSAGPSATAERPSSGALQHDFAAAAAQYRVPQSVLLGVSYLQSRWDAHGGAASVTGGYGPMHLTDARTALAEAPHHSHGTEDARGDDARPARTVTDTALPETSELPARLRTLDRAVELSGISAEELRDSPAANVRGGAALLADAQKKLGRPLSENPADWYGAVARFSGADDTATATTYANDVFDVIRTGQTRITDSGQRVALAADPGAAPDAAQAARLGLRTADTRNTECPRTVACEWIPAPYEEFGDGDYGNHDLADRPASQSVKYIVIHDTEGSWDTTLKLVQDPTYVSWQYTLRSSDGHVAQHVPLKDVAWHAGNWYVNAKSVGLEHEGFLVSPDAWYTEAMYRSSARLVRYLSQRYDIPLDRQHILGHDNVPGTTAATIRGMHTDPGPYWDWSHYFQLLGKPFTPTAGPASGVVTIRPGYLRNQPVYTGCVQAGQACVPHGSGAVRLHTAPAEDAPLVKDIGLRPGGQDSTIDVNDTGARASTGQRYAVAGRQGDWTAIWYLGQQAWFHNPRKQPTAVGARGPVLTPKEGVAEVPVYGRAYPEPAAYPADVPVQAISPLPYKLLAGQRYVVGDLTAGEYLYATTFDTAGHRVVRGEEAYYEIQFGHRVAFVKASDVRLLK
- a CDS encoding IS630 family transposase (programmed frameshift); amino-acid sequence: MRYAQGGGLTAEGQQARERVRFEAGERFVRGEKNAVIAKDLRVSARSVERWRRVWRAGGMEALATSGPAKVPKVSDERFAELERELARGPAVHGWEDQHWTLGRIRALIWWKFGVDCSSAAVWRLLHRHGWSWQSPARRAVERDDDAVGLWKKDVAARGMTAAALGAYVVFEDEAGFSMTPSLARTWSRRGHTPVVRVRGRSWRRFSIAALCCYKPGETSRLIFRPYRHRKHPGSGRKSFAWSDYRDLVVRAHLQLGAPIVLIWDNLNTHRAAGMRQYAAEHDWLTIVQLPSYAPDLNPVEGVWSLLRRGPLANVAFTDDAHLERVLRRGLRRIQRHPELIDGCLAGTGFSLTRHPTTPRRGQ
- a CDS encoding terpene synthase family protein; amino-acid sequence: MAQPFVLPDFYVPYPARLNPYVEEARRHTKEWARRMAMLEGSGIWEESDLDAHDYALLCSYTHPDCDADALSLVTDWYVWVFFFDDHFLEIFKRSQDRDGGKAYLDRLSAFMPMDLSAGTPEPTNPVESGLADLWARTVPGMSGGWRGRFAEATENLLNESLWELSNINEGRIANPVEYIEMRRKVGGAPWSACLVEYAARAEVPASVAGSRPLRVLRDAFSDGVHLRNDLFSYQREVEAEGENSNGVLVLETFLGCTTQEAAEAVNDLLTSRLQQFENTFFTELGPLCAEKGLEPAQTAAVLAYVKGLQDWQSGGHEWHLRSSRYMNEEARVGPGLTGDAFGMAAASIRLTPRAEAARWRSLTHLPHQRVGPSQLPEFFMPFKTTLSPHLEGSRGRTVEWARRTGMLEAQPGLPGSHVWDERKLAGFDFPLCAAGLHPEATPEELDLSSAWLTWGTYGDDLFPAAYGRTRDLAGARAANERLSLFMPVDGSPAPEPSGAMERGLDDLWQRTAGPMSPKDRRAFRESVEIMTAAWLWELANQAQHRIPDPVDYIEMRRHTFGAEMTTRLCRIRHGDRVPEEIYLSGPVRSLENAAMDQAALLNDLFSYQKEIEYEGEVHNAILVVQNFFGVDYPAGMSIVADLMNSRMRQFQHIVAHELPQLYDDLGLDRGTREILDGYVHELENWMSAILTWHRGCRRYREEDLRAGHAAPWRLNGPLGPGTSAARAATLFARPPGVMT